CTTGAATTTCAGTGCTCTGAATACGGGCAGTCATAAAAATCACCGGAGTGGCTCGTGTCGCGTCCAGAGCCCTTAATCTCCGCATGGTCTCAGGACCGTCCATTTCGGGCATCATCACGTCCAGCAGAATCAGATCCGGCTCGAACTCAGGAGCCACTTCCAGGGCTTGTTGGCCAGAGCTGCAAAGTGCTGCGTTAAATCCACCCACATCCTGCAATGCCAGTTCGGCAATGGCCCGGATATCCGGATCATCTTCCACGTACAGGATTTTGTTCAGCGATGCCTCAGGAACGGACGCCATGCTGCGGCTCCTCGGTGGATGGTTTCAGATCCAGACCAATACGCCGCAAAAGTCGCTGACATTCATCACTATCCGACTGCCCCCCTGCAATTAATGCGGCGGCCCGCATCACGAGGCGATCTTCACGGGTACTGTCTTTCGGCAAGAAATGCACGGCGCCAATCATGTCTCTCAGGCTAAGGGGCAGTTTCCATTGTACTTTCAAACGATTGCCATAATCCTGAGACCACTGGCCAATGCACTGCTCTACCTCTGAACCGTTCAGCGAGCCTCCTTCTGCCGTGAACTGGTTCAGCACTTTCAGAACTGCCATCTCTCCCAAGCGGCTCAGAAGCCCCGCCTGTTGAAATAACGAGGGCGACTTCCCCAGCCTGATCGCAAGTTTCTGGGCCTCACGCGACACCTGCAATGCCATGTCGTGGAAAGCTCTGGCCTGAGCCTGCAGGTCCGAACTGTCTATCTTTCCGGCCACATCCAGTGCCAGCGCCAGAGCCTGATTCAACGCCATGGCCACGCCCATATTGCTGATGGCATCCCGGAGGGATTCAACCGGCTTGCCCGTGCGCCGGAACGAACTGCTATTGGCCACGTCCAACAGGCGGGCCGTCAGCGCCGCGTCCTCACGCCAGCGCTCCGCCAGCTGAGCCGGTGACAGTTCTTGCTGCCTGCCGATAAGGTCCAGAACATCGATTGGATCAATATCCGTCGGTAATTGAACCACCGAGTTTAACGACTCTTTCAGATACTCGTCTGCAGAGCCGTGACCAGAATCGCCGGCAGGGACAAGCTTGGTCAGACGTTCGTGCAACAGCTGTACATCCAGGGGCTTGGTAATATATCCGCTGATACCATGATGGGCTGCCCTGAGTACCGATTCCCGATCAGAACGCCCGGAAACCATCACGATAGGCACGTCACGATCACCAGCGCGTACTCGCTTGACCAGATCGAGCCCGGAACCGTCTGGCAGCTGCCAGTCAATAAGATACAAGTGGTAACGGCTATCACTGTCTAACAGTTGTTGGGCCTCGCTCAAAGATCGCGCAAGACTCACAGCAGCGCCTTGATGAATACCCGCGACGACCGTCTCAAGCAGCTCACCCACCAGCTCGTCGTCTTCCAGTATCAATGTTTTCAACAGGCACCCCTCAAGATTTCACCCCAACAGGAGACGGATCGTAGAGCGTCACACCATTACGCCCACCCCGTTTTCGTTGGTACAGTGCCTGATCAGCGGCCTCGATGGCTTGATCGGAAACAGGAAAATCATTGATTAACGCAACGCCAGCACTCAGGGTAACCTGAAAACTGACATCCCCTGCCCAGAAAACGAGTTCGGCAAAACTCTTACCAATAGCCTCGATGAGTTTCACCGCCACCGTCGGCTCACAATCGGGCAGAATCAACAGAAACTCTTCGCCACCATAACGCCCGATTACATCAGACTCACGCAGCCGGTTGCGCAGTAAATTTGCCAGGGTACGAATAACAATATCGCCCTGACCATGCCCCCAAGTATCATTTACTCGCTTGAAGTGATCCAAGTCCAACATGACTACACACGAAGTGTGACCGGCGCGGCGACAGCGGGACAACTCTCGGTCGACTTCCTGCTTGATCAGCGAGTGTTTGAGCAGCCCGGTGAGGCTGTCACGGTTCATCAGGTCCGATAACTGGCGGGCACGGTAACAGCGAATGCGTACAGACCGGACAAGGTAATCATCTGTGACCGGCTTCACCAGAAATTCATCGGCACCTTTGGACAACGCATCCAGCTGGTTTTCAGGATTATCTTCCGATGACAGATACACAATTGGTAAGCCCAGCCAGCGCGGCTCGTAACGTATCAGCCTGGCAAGCGTAACGCCTGAATAATCCCGTAACTGAACATCCATGAGAACCAGGTCAGGCTCAAACGCCGACAGTTCCGACATCAAGTCCGCCGGGTCAGAAACCAGGCGGGCAACAATGCCAGCCTGCTTGAGCACCAGACAGTAGTGCTCTCCCAGCTCCAGATCGTCATCAACGATCAACACCCGGCCCTGGGGACGCGAACCCCGCTCCAGGGCCAGTGATTCGATCCGCTCTGCCAGTTCAGGCAGGTCAAGCGGCTCACAGAAATAGGCCGTTGCCCCCTGCTGTGCTACCCGATACAGGCTGTCGAACGAGCTTTCATGGCCAATGCACACCACCGGGAACCGACGATGCTCGGCTTTCGGTAAATGCTGCTCACGAAAGTCCATAACGTCGCCCAACACTGAGTCCACACACAGCAAAATCGAGGCGTTGGCGCGCTCGCGGAGGCGCTCAGCAACGTCATCC
The window above is part of the Marinobacter sp. THAF197a genome. Proteins encoded here:
- a CDS encoding response regulator; the encoded protein is MASVPEASLNKILYVEDDPDIRAIAELALQDVGGFNAALCSSGQQALEVAPEFEPDLILLDVMMPEMDGPETMRRLRALDATRATPVIFMTARIQSTEIQEYLALGAIGVIPKPFDPMTLADDIHRIAKDNTQGA
- a CDS encoding HDOD domain-containing protein — encoded protein: MKTLILEDDELVGELLETVVAGIHQGAAVSLARSLSEAQQLLDSDSRYHLYLIDWQLPDGSGLDLVKRVRAGDRDVPIVMVSGRSDRESVLRAAHHGISGYITKPLDVQLLHERLTKLVPAGDSGHGSADEYLKESLNSVVQLPTDIDPIDVLDLIGRQQELSPAQLAERWREDAALTARLLDVANSSSFRRTGKPVESLRDAISNMGVAMALNQALALALDVAGKIDSSDLQAQARAFHDMALQVSREAQKLAIRLGKSPSLFQQAGLLSRLGEMAVLKVLNQFTAEGGSLNGSEVEQCIGQWSQDYGNRLKVQWKLPLSLRDMIGAVHFLPKDSTREDRLVMRAAALIAGGQSDSDECQRLLRRIGLDLKPSTEEPQHGVRS
- a CDS encoding diguanylate cyclase; its protein translation is MNSIAVDQLQERLRLLQERFFERARGDIETLSGFARLIDQQQLPHSELEKCYQLLHRMAGSAGTFGLPELGQSARVIEKQLKALLESAASADVAGDEFVSVSAEVASEIRQLATLLEKAPDVVTTAEVSQAKAPAAAESYDGAHGMQVNVMALGHSLDYLPGLVKSLAVYGFVCESGSIDRPDDVAERLRERANASILLCVDSVLGDVMDFREQHLPKAEHRRFPVVCIGHESSFDSLYRVAQQGATAYFCEPLDLPELAERIESLALERGSRPQGRVLIVDDDLELGEHYCLVLKQAGIVARLVSDPADLMSELSAFEPDLVLMDVQLRDYSGVTLARLIRYEPRWLGLPIVYLSSEDNPENQLDALSKGADEFLVKPVTDDYLVRSVRIRCYRARQLSDLMNRDSLTGLLKHSLIKQEVDRELSRCRRAGHTSCVVMLDLDHFKRVNDTWGHGQGDIVIRTLANLLRNRLRESDVIGRYGGEEFLLILPDCEPTVAVKLIEAIGKSFAELVFWAGDVSFQVTLSAGVALINDFPVSDQAIEAADQALYQRKRGGRNGVTLYDPSPVGVKS